The Euphorbia lathyris chromosome 3, ddEupLath1.1, whole genome shotgun sequence genome contains a region encoding:
- the LOC136221719 gene encoding protein NRT1/ PTR FAMILY 5.4 — translation MDSSVSPIINDQNPRNTLSSSSPKPSKGGWNSAIFVIFVEMAQRFAYYGVAGNLITYLTNDLHQPIATAAKNVNTWIGVSALFPILGALLADSFLGRFKTILLSSVIYLLGMVLLILSVSVVPANHRQGVFFLALYILAVGEGGHKPCVQTFAADQFDERKPEEKAAKSSFFNWWYLGIVVGATTAVLVAVSVQDNVGWTAGFGMLAGALVVALIIFLIGVKRYRIEAPVGSPYTGVGQVFVAAVRKRRVSETREGWGICYGDEKDGADLEGQPKVRSLARTNQFRFLDKAMIMDNIDSSSQTRNPWRLCTLNQVEQVKQLLRLIPIWLTCLMFNATIVQSHTFFIKQGTTMLRSIGPHFLLPPASLQCLIGFTILVFVPLYDRLFVPLARKITGHPSGITMLQRIGTGLFLSTLEMVVAALVEAKRVKIAADYGLIDTPKSTVPMSLGWLVPQFMIGGLADVFTVVGLQELFYDQMPESMRSMGAAAYISIVGIGSFLSTAVILVVQAVTSRLGRGGGEWLGDNLNRAHLDYFYWVLAVLSVLNLGVYVWVSNCFVYKKVEESEQEMEMETETETERERKEMSTGS, via the exons ATGGATAGCTCAGTTTCTCCAATCATCAATGACCAAAATCCCAGAAAtaccctttcttcttcttcacctaAACCCTCTAAAGGTGGCTGGAATTCTGCCATTTTTGTCATTT ttgtgGAGATGGCACAGAGATTTGCCTACTATGGTGTGGCCGGAAATCTGATAACATATCTGACAAATGATCTCCACCAGCCAATCGCCACCGCGGCCAAGAACGTCAACACCTGGATTGGCGTCTCCGCCCTCTTCCCCATCTTGGGAGCACTTCTCGCCGATTCCTTCCTCGGCCGTTTTAAGACCATTCTTCTCTCTTCTGTCATATATTTGCTA GGAATGGTACTATTGATCTTGTCGGTGTCAGTAGTTCCGGCTAATCATCGGCAAGGAGTGTTCTTTCTGGCTCTTTATATACTAGCCGTCGGCGAAGGTGGACATAAACCGTGTGTGCAAACATTCGCCGCCGATCAATTTGATGAACGGAAGCCGGAGGAAAAAGCTGCCAAAAGCTCGTTCTTTAACTGGTGGTATTTGGGTATTGTAGTCGGTGCCACCACCGCCGTTTTGGTTGCCGTTTCCGTCCag GATAACGTTGGATGGACAGCCGGATTTGGGATGCTGGCCGGAGCATTAGTGGTGGCGCTGATAATATTCTTGATCGGAGTTAAGCGGTACCGGATAGAAGCACCGGTGGGGAGCCCGTATACAGGAGTGGGGCAAGTGTTTGTTGCGGCGGTGAGGAAGCGGCGCGTGAGTGAGACGCGGGAAGGATGGGGTATTTGTTACGGAGATGAAAAAGACGGGGCTGACCTTGAAGGTCAACCTAAGGTTCGGAGTTTGGCTCGTACTAACCAATTCAG GTTCTTAGACAAGGCAATGATAATGGACAACATAGATTCATCAAGCCAAACCAGAAATCCATGGAGATTATGCACCTTAAACCAAGTTGAACAAGTCAAACAACTCCTCCGCCTAATCCCAATTTGGCTAACTTGCTTAATGTTCAACGCCACAATAGTTCAATCCCACACTTTTTTCATCAAACAAGGCACCACAATGCTCCGATCCATCGGCCCGCACTTCCTCCTCCCCCCTGCCTCTCTCCAATGCCTAATAGGCTTCACAATCCTCGTCTTCGTTCCCCTTTACGACCGCCTTTTCGTCCCCCTAGCCCGTAAAATAACCGGACACCCCTCCGGTATAACCATGCTTCAAAGAATAGGTACCGGGCTCTTCTTATCCACTCTTGAAATGGTTGTGGCCGCATTAGTAGAGGCGAAAAGGGTTAAAATTGCGGCGGATTATGGCCTCATCGACACCCCGAAATCGACGGTGCCGATGTCGTTGGGGTGGTTAGTGCCTCAGTTTATGATTGGGGGGTTAGCTGATGTGTTTACAGTTGTTGGATTGCAAGAGTTGTTTTATGATCAAATGCCTGAATCTATGAGAAGTATGGGAGCTGCTGCTTATATTAGTATAGTTGGGATTGGGAGTTTTTTGAGTACTGCAGTTATATTAGTAGTACAAGCCGTTACGTCTCGGCTCGGCCGCGGTGGTGGTGAGTGGTTGGGGGATAATCTGAACCGGGCTCATCTTGATTACTTTTACTGGGTTTTGGCCGTGTTGAGTGTTTTGAATTTGGGTGTTTATGTTTGGGTTTCAAATTGTTTCGTGTATAAGAAAGTCGAAGAAAGTGAACAAGAAATGGAAATGGAGACGGAGACGGAGACGGAGAGGGAGAGGAAAGAAATGTCTACTGGGAGTTGA